One Osmerus mordax isolate fOsmMor3 chromosome 26, fOsmMor3.pri, whole genome shotgun sequence DNA segment encodes these proteins:
- the LOC136936333 gene encoding protein sel-1 homolog 3 isoform X3: protein MTHILVLKLFKYAIAAVALSLQGSSSLERTSRELPVLPPSDRLTMPHTRTPSWGAELLWRLEEARHYQCPHESATVDMLKFPLASTGENFGVVRTFVPFSNRELERERLRAVERPRATVSVWVYLLSGCLLKLCGIIHHVDSNNTYQSPLIQLSSTGNIVVQVRLARGEDKAFRSHTALPLRTWTRLDFYIQDSKVTLEVTAVSTAGEIESHTHVYDFNSSIHYNDTSGYFVIGGSMYIPGITGYFGPIKYYRIGTDKVVNPLCQTSLALDRAHRKCEDTRGFTAALLHHLTDHMFMTASCPSYFVGLWNRFGQKVCLQSWEWETQKEHRDFMRFLSSHHNNLLTESWTRSLGRKLFEHVVTQLSAWWRSHPDTPSSLLTLLQVSSCSGHHQASLLMAALHLSGLGGAGDPLQAQVLSLMGASGDERLCLMHLGYKHSQGLDGFPRDLGVACSYYTNAGAQTVLDHGRAWETEQYITEHVHLSVQEEIDRLTHQSGDSFQFLQFNAERGDVESQKFLAKILFGRNGATKDVARALRWYKTSAMETKDPSSMYDYSVLLLKGQGVKRNKTLGLKLMEKAAAMGSAEALNGLGWYHGAVLRNHSSAALYFQQAAHNGSANAMHNLGIYHLSGHLPGNPQRNETAAFLLFLNASAFGHVEAAVQAAWYLSTGHLPGVSRDEERAVIMLKRVCEQNGFLGYVVQAALQAYLQGSMTEALVKYVLAAETGLGVAQNNAAYLCEGLGENYDCQWRYHNYSTLNHNPHPSGLLKMGDLFYHGGPGVVTPDVVQAISLYTRAGLAGSSQGFYNLAVVVLEGHAVPGRLQRQLNVSQQDDQEAVVVKLLLRLMHL, encoded by the exons ATGACACATATTCTCGTCTTAAAACTTTTTAAGTATGCCATCGCCGCTGTCGCACTGTCACTG CAGGGCTCGTCTTCGCTGGAGAGAACCTCCAGGGAGCTCCCAGTCTTACCCCCCTCAGACCGGCTCACCATGCCCCACACGAGGACTCCCTCCTGGGGTGCTGAGCTgctctggaggctggaggaagcCAGGCACTACCAGTGTCCACATGAGTCAG CCACTGTGGACATGCTGAAGTTCCCTCTGGCGAGCACGGGCGAGAATTTCGGAGTGGTGCGCACGTTTGTCCCGTTCTCCAAccgggagctggagagagagcgcCTCCGAGCCGTGGAGCGACCCAG GGCgacagtgtctgtgtgggtgtaccTGCTGAGTGGGTGTCTCTTGAAGCTGTGTGGCATCATCCATCATGTTGACAGCAACAACACGTACCAGTCCCCTCTCATCCAACTCTCCAGCACAG GGAATATAGTGGTCCAGGTCCGCTTGGCTCGGGGAGAAGACAAGGCCTTCAGGTCCCACACGGCTCTGCCTCTCAGAACCTGGACTAGACTGGACTTCTACATCCAAGACTCCAAG GTGACCTTGGAAGTAACAGCCGTGTCCACAGCAGGGGAAATAGAAagtcacacacacgtttatGA tTTCAACAGTAGCATCCATTATAATGACACCAGCGGATACTTTGTGATTGGAGGAAGCATGTACATCCCTGGTATCACAGGCTACTTTGGACCAATCAAATACTACCGTATTGGGACTGACAAG GTGGTTAACCCTCTATGTCAGACGTCGCTGGCTCTGGACCGCGCACACAGGAAGTGCGAGGACACCAGGGGATtcactgctgctctcctccaccatctgaCAGATCACATGTTCATGACGG cTTCCTGCCCCAGTTACTTTGTTGGATTGTGGAACCGGTTTGGacagaaggtgtgtttacagagcTGGGAGTGGGAGACACAGAAGGAACACAGAGACTTCATGagattcctctcctctcatcacaaCAACCTGCTTACAG AGTCCTGGACTAGGAGTCTGGGCAGGAAGCTGTTTGAGCATGTAGTGACCCAGCTGTCTGCTTGGTGGCGCTCTCACCcagacaccccctcctccctgctgacTCTCCTCCAGGTGTCCTCCTGCTCAGGCCACCACCAGGCCTCCCTCCTGATGGCCGCCCTGCACCTGTCTGGGCTGGGCGGGGCAGGGGACCCCCTGCAG gCTCAGGTGTTAAGCCTGATGGGGGCATCAGGAGACGAGCGTCTGTGTCTCATGCACCTGGGCTACAAGCACAGCCAGGGTCTGGACGGGTTCCCCAGGGACCTGGGCGTAGCCTGCTCCTACTACACCAACGCCGGGGCTCAGACCGTACTGGATCACGGCAGGGCTTGGGAGACAGAG CAATACATCACCGAGCATGTGCATCTGAGCGTCCAGGAAGAGATTGACAGGCTGACCCACCAATCAGGAGACTCCTTCCAGTTTCTCCAGTTCAACGCTGAGAGGGGAGATGTGGAATCTCAG AAATTCCTGGCCAAGATTTTATTTGGACGAAACGGTGCCACAAAGGACGTAGCGAGAGCCCTGCGATGGTACAAGACGAGCGCCATGGAAACGAAGGACCCCTCGTCCATGTATGACtactctgtcctcctgctcaaG GGACAAGGAGTGAAAAGGAACAAAACTCTGGGTCTTAAATTGATGGAGAAAGCCGCTGCCATG GGCTCTGCTGAGGCACTGAACGGACTGGGCTGGTACCACGGGGCGGTGCTGAGGAACCACAGCTCTGCCGCTCTGTACTTCCAGCAGGCCGCACACAACGGGAGTGCCAACGCCATGCACAACCTGGGCATCTATCACCTGAGCGGGCATCTGCCAGGCAACCCACAGAGGAACGAG ACGGCGgcgttcctcctcttcctgaacGCTTCGGCGTTCGGCCACGTGGAGGCGGCGGTCCAAGCGGCGTGGTACCTGTCCACCGGACACCTGCCCGGCGTGTCCAGGGACGAGGAGAGGGCCGTAAT CATGCTGAAGAGGGTGTGTGAGCAGAACGGCTTTCTGGGATATGTAGTCCAAGCTGCGCTCCAGGCTTACCTACAGGGCTCCAT GACCGAGGCCCTGGTGAAATATGTTCTCGCTGCTGAAACTGGTTTGGGCGTAGCTCAAAACAATGCTGCTtacctgtgtgag gggctgggggagaactATGACTGCCAGTGGAGGTACCACAACTACTCCACCCTGAACCACAACCCCCACCCATCTG gcctgcTAAAGATGGGAGACTTGTTCTACCATGGTGGGCCCGGGGTCGTGACCCCTGACGTGGTCCAGGCCATATCTCTGTACACCAGGGCCGGCTTGGCAGGCAGCTCCCAG gggtTTTATAATCTGGCCGTGGTGGTGCTGGAGGGTCATGCTGTTCCAGGCcggctccagaggcagctgaacGTGTCTCAGCAGGATGACCAGGAGGCTGTGGTGGTGAAGCTGCTGCTAAg GCTTATGCATCTGTAG
- the LOC136936333 gene encoding protein sel-1 homolog 3 isoform X2, with amino-acid sequence MTHILVLKLFKYAIAAVALSLQGSSSLERTSRELPVLPPSDRLTMPHTRTPSWGAELLWRLEEARHYQCPHESATVDMLKFPLASTGENFGVVRTFVPFSNRELERERLRAVERPRATVSVWVYLLSGCLLKLCGIIHHVDSNNTYQSPLIQLSSTGNIVVQVRLARGEDKAFRSHTALPLRTWTRLDFYIQDSKVTLEVTAVSTAGEIESHTHVYDFNSSIHYNDTSGYFVIGGSMYIPGITGYFGPIKYYRIGTDKVVNPLCQTSLALDRAHRKCEDTRGFTAALLHHLTDHMFMTASCPSYFVGLWNRFGQKVCLQSWEWETQKEHRDFMRFLSSHHNNLLTESWTRSLGRKLFEHVVTQLSAWWRSHPDTPSSLLTLLQVSSCSGHHQASLLMAALHLSGLGGAGDPLQAQVLSLMGASGDERLCLMHLGYKHSQGLDGFPRDLGVACSYYTNAGAQTVLDHGRAWETEQYITEHVHLSVQEEIDRLTHQSGDSFQFLQFNAERGDVESQKFLAKILFGRNGATKDVARALRWYKTSAMETKDPSSMYDYSVLLLKGQGVKRNKTLGLKLMEKAAAMGSAEALNGLGWYHGAVLRNHSSAALYFQQAAHNGSANAMHNLGIYHLSGHLPGNPQRNETAAFLLFLNASAFGHVEAAVQAAWYLSTGHLPGVSRDEERAVIMLKRVCEQNGFLGYVVQAALQAYLQGSMTEALVKYVLAAETGLGVAQNNAAYLCEGLGENYDCQWRYHNYSTLNHNPHPSGLLKMGDLFYHGGPGVVTPDVVQAISLYTRAGLAGSSQGFYNLAVVVLEGHAVPGRLQRQLNVSQQDDQEAVVVKLLLRLQTGIVNILHLRLEIMLELHGLCICSLSPHRSDWRPHANCC; translated from the exons ATGACACATATTCTCGTCTTAAAACTTTTTAAGTATGCCATCGCCGCTGTCGCACTGTCACTG CAGGGCTCGTCTTCGCTGGAGAGAACCTCCAGGGAGCTCCCAGTCTTACCCCCCTCAGACCGGCTCACCATGCCCCACACGAGGACTCCCTCCTGGGGTGCTGAGCTgctctggaggctggaggaagcCAGGCACTACCAGTGTCCACATGAGTCAG CCACTGTGGACATGCTGAAGTTCCCTCTGGCGAGCACGGGCGAGAATTTCGGAGTGGTGCGCACGTTTGTCCCGTTCTCCAAccgggagctggagagagagcgcCTCCGAGCCGTGGAGCGACCCAG GGCgacagtgtctgtgtgggtgtaccTGCTGAGTGGGTGTCTCTTGAAGCTGTGTGGCATCATCCATCATGTTGACAGCAACAACACGTACCAGTCCCCTCTCATCCAACTCTCCAGCACAG GGAATATAGTGGTCCAGGTCCGCTTGGCTCGGGGAGAAGACAAGGCCTTCAGGTCCCACACGGCTCTGCCTCTCAGAACCTGGACTAGACTGGACTTCTACATCCAAGACTCCAAG GTGACCTTGGAAGTAACAGCCGTGTCCACAGCAGGGGAAATAGAAagtcacacacacgtttatGA tTTCAACAGTAGCATCCATTATAATGACACCAGCGGATACTTTGTGATTGGAGGAAGCATGTACATCCCTGGTATCACAGGCTACTTTGGACCAATCAAATACTACCGTATTGGGACTGACAAG GTGGTTAACCCTCTATGTCAGACGTCGCTGGCTCTGGACCGCGCACACAGGAAGTGCGAGGACACCAGGGGATtcactgctgctctcctccaccatctgaCAGATCACATGTTCATGACGG cTTCCTGCCCCAGTTACTTTGTTGGATTGTGGAACCGGTTTGGacagaaggtgtgtttacagagcTGGGAGTGGGAGACACAGAAGGAACACAGAGACTTCATGagattcctctcctctcatcacaaCAACCTGCTTACAG AGTCCTGGACTAGGAGTCTGGGCAGGAAGCTGTTTGAGCATGTAGTGACCCAGCTGTCTGCTTGGTGGCGCTCTCACCcagacaccccctcctccctgctgacTCTCCTCCAGGTGTCCTCCTGCTCAGGCCACCACCAGGCCTCCCTCCTGATGGCCGCCCTGCACCTGTCTGGGCTGGGCGGGGCAGGGGACCCCCTGCAG gCTCAGGTGTTAAGCCTGATGGGGGCATCAGGAGACGAGCGTCTGTGTCTCATGCACCTGGGCTACAAGCACAGCCAGGGTCTGGACGGGTTCCCCAGGGACCTGGGCGTAGCCTGCTCCTACTACACCAACGCCGGGGCTCAGACCGTACTGGATCACGGCAGGGCTTGGGAGACAGAG CAATACATCACCGAGCATGTGCATCTGAGCGTCCAGGAAGAGATTGACAGGCTGACCCACCAATCAGGAGACTCCTTCCAGTTTCTCCAGTTCAACGCTGAGAGGGGAGATGTGGAATCTCAG AAATTCCTGGCCAAGATTTTATTTGGACGAAACGGTGCCACAAAGGACGTAGCGAGAGCCCTGCGATGGTACAAGACGAGCGCCATGGAAACGAAGGACCCCTCGTCCATGTATGACtactctgtcctcctgctcaaG GGACAAGGAGTGAAAAGGAACAAAACTCTGGGTCTTAAATTGATGGAGAAAGCCGCTGCCATG GGCTCTGCTGAGGCACTGAACGGACTGGGCTGGTACCACGGGGCGGTGCTGAGGAACCACAGCTCTGCCGCTCTGTACTTCCAGCAGGCCGCACACAACGGGAGTGCCAACGCCATGCACAACCTGGGCATCTATCACCTGAGCGGGCATCTGCCAGGCAACCCACAGAGGAACGAG ACGGCGgcgttcctcctcttcctgaacGCTTCGGCGTTCGGCCACGTGGAGGCGGCGGTCCAAGCGGCGTGGTACCTGTCCACCGGACACCTGCCCGGCGTGTCCAGGGACGAGGAGAGGGCCGTAAT CATGCTGAAGAGGGTGTGTGAGCAGAACGGCTTTCTGGGATATGTAGTCCAAGCTGCGCTCCAGGCTTACCTACAGGGCTCCAT GACCGAGGCCCTGGTGAAATATGTTCTCGCTGCTGAAACTGGTTTGGGCGTAGCTCAAAACAATGCTGCTtacctgtgtgag gggctgggggagaactATGACTGCCAGTGGAGGTACCACAACTACTCCACCCTGAACCACAACCCCCACCCATCTG gcctgcTAAAGATGGGAGACTTGTTCTACCATGGTGGGCCCGGGGTCGTGACCCCTGACGTGGTCCAGGCCATATCTCTGTACACCAGGGCCGGCTTGGCAGGCAGCTCCCAG gggtTTTATAATCTGGCCGTGGTGGTGCTGGAGGGTCATGCTGTTCCAGGCcggctccagaggcagctgaacGTGTCTCAGCAGGATGACCAGGAGGCTGTGGTGGTGAAGCTGCTGCTAAg ACTGCAGACGGGCATAGTTA ATATCCTACACCTCAGGCTGGAGATAATGCTGGAGcttcacg GCTTATGCATCTGTAGTCTCAGCCCTCATCGCTCTGATTGGAGGCCTCATGCAAACTGCTGTTG A
- the LOC136936333 gene encoding protein sel-1 homolog 3 isoform X1, whose translation MTHILVLKLFKYAIAAVALSLQGSSSLERTSRELPVLPPSDRLTMPHTRTPSWGAELLWRLEEARHYQCPHESATVDMLKFPLASTGENFGVVRTFVPFSNRELERERLRAVERPRATVSVWVYLLSGCLLKLCGIIHHVDSNNTYQSPLIQLSSTGNIVVQVRLARGEDKAFRSHTALPLRTWTRLDFYIQDSKVTLEVTAVSTAGEIESHTHVYDFNSSIHYNDTSGYFVIGGSMYIPGITGYFGPIKYYRIGTDKVVNPLCQTSLALDRAHRKCEDTRGFTAALLHHLTDHMFMTASCPSYFVGLWNRFGQKVCLQSWEWETQKEHRDFMRFLSSHHNNLLTESWTRSLGRKLFEHVVTQLSAWWRSHPDTPSSLLTLLQVSSCSGHHQASLLMAALHLSGLGGAGDPLQAQVLSLMGASGDERLCLMHLGYKHSQGLDGFPRDLGVACSYYTNAGAQTVLDHGRAWETEQYITEHVHLSVQEEIDRLTHQSGDSFQFLQFNAERGDVESQKFLAKILFGRNGATKDVARALRWYKTSAMETKDPSSMYDYSVLLLKGQGVKRNKTLGLKLMEKAAAMGSAEALNGLGWYHGAVLRNHSSAALYFQQAAHNGSANAMHNLGIYHLSGHLPGNPQRNETAAFLLFLNASAFGHVEAAVQAAWYLSTGHLPGVSRDEERAVIMLKRVCEQNGFLGYVVQAALQAYLQGSMTEALVKYVLAAETGLGVAQNNAAYLCEGLGENYDCQWRYHNYSTLNHNPHPSGLLKMGDLFYHGGPGVVTPDVVQAISLYTRAGLAGSSQGFYNLAVVVLEGHAVPGRLQRQLNVSQQDDQEAVVVKLLLRLQTGIVNILHLRLEIMLELHGVRRRRRCCPALCSCWLSRWDEPGDR comes from the exons ATGACACATATTCTCGTCTTAAAACTTTTTAAGTATGCCATCGCCGCTGTCGCACTGTCACTG CAGGGCTCGTCTTCGCTGGAGAGAACCTCCAGGGAGCTCCCAGTCTTACCCCCCTCAGACCGGCTCACCATGCCCCACACGAGGACTCCCTCCTGGGGTGCTGAGCTgctctggaggctggaggaagcCAGGCACTACCAGTGTCCACATGAGTCAG CCACTGTGGACATGCTGAAGTTCCCTCTGGCGAGCACGGGCGAGAATTTCGGAGTGGTGCGCACGTTTGTCCCGTTCTCCAAccgggagctggagagagagcgcCTCCGAGCCGTGGAGCGACCCAG GGCgacagtgtctgtgtgggtgtaccTGCTGAGTGGGTGTCTCTTGAAGCTGTGTGGCATCATCCATCATGTTGACAGCAACAACACGTACCAGTCCCCTCTCATCCAACTCTCCAGCACAG GGAATATAGTGGTCCAGGTCCGCTTGGCTCGGGGAGAAGACAAGGCCTTCAGGTCCCACACGGCTCTGCCTCTCAGAACCTGGACTAGACTGGACTTCTACATCCAAGACTCCAAG GTGACCTTGGAAGTAACAGCCGTGTCCACAGCAGGGGAAATAGAAagtcacacacacgtttatGA tTTCAACAGTAGCATCCATTATAATGACACCAGCGGATACTTTGTGATTGGAGGAAGCATGTACATCCCTGGTATCACAGGCTACTTTGGACCAATCAAATACTACCGTATTGGGACTGACAAG GTGGTTAACCCTCTATGTCAGACGTCGCTGGCTCTGGACCGCGCACACAGGAAGTGCGAGGACACCAGGGGATtcactgctgctctcctccaccatctgaCAGATCACATGTTCATGACGG cTTCCTGCCCCAGTTACTTTGTTGGATTGTGGAACCGGTTTGGacagaaggtgtgtttacagagcTGGGAGTGGGAGACACAGAAGGAACACAGAGACTTCATGagattcctctcctctcatcacaaCAACCTGCTTACAG AGTCCTGGACTAGGAGTCTGGGCAGGAAGCTGTTTGAGCATGTAGTGACCCAGCTGTCTGCTTGGTGGCGCTCTCACCcagacaccccctcctccctgctgacTCTCCTCCAGGTGTCCTCCTGCTCAGGCCACCACCAGGCCTCCCTCCTGATGGCCGCCCTGCACCTGTCTGGGCTGGGCGGGGCAGGGGACCCCCTGCAG gCTCAGGTGTTAAGCCTGATGGGGGCATCAGGAGACGAGCGTCTGTGTCTCATGCACCTGGGCTACAAGCACAGCCAGGGTCTGGACGGGTTCCCCAGGGACCTGGGCGTAGCCTGCTCCTACTACACCAACGCCGGGGCTCAGACCGTACTGGATCACGGCAGGGCTTGGGAGACAGAG CAATACATCACCGAGCATGTGCATCTGAGCGTCCAGGAAGAGATTGACAGGCTGACCCACCAATCAGGAGACTCCTTCCAGTTTCTCCAGTTCAACGCTGAGAGGGGAGATGTGGAATCTCAG AAATTCCTGGCCAAGATTTTATTTGGACGAAACGGTGCCACAAAGGACGTAGCGAGAGCCCTGCGATGGTACAAGACGAGCGCCATGGAAACGAAGGACCCCTCGTCCATGTATGACtactctgtcctcctgctcaaG GGACAAGGAGTGAAAAGGAACAAAACTCTGGGTCTTAAATTGATGGAGAAAGCCGCTGCCATG GGCTCTGCTGAGGCACTGAACGGACTGGGCTGGTACCACGGGGCGGTGCTGAGGAACCACAGCTCTGCCGCTCTGTACTTCCAGCAGGCCGCACACAACGGGAGTGCCAACGCCATGCACAACCTGGGCATCTATCACCTGAGCGGGCATCTGCCAGGCAACCCACAGAGGAACGAG ACGGCGgcgttcctcctcttcctgaacGCTTCGGCGTTCGGCCACGTGGAGGCGGCGGTCCAAGCGGCGTGGTACCTGTCCACCGGACACCTGCCCGGCGTGTCCAGGGACGAGGAGAGGGCCGTAAT CATGCTGAAGAGGGTGTGTGAGCAGAACGGCTTTCTGGGATATGTAGTCCAAGCTGCGCTCCAGGCTTACCTACAGGGCTCCAT GACCGAGGCCCTGGTGAAATATGTTCTCGCTGCTGAAACTGGTTTGGGCGTAGCTCAAAACAATGCTGCTtacctgtgtgag gggctgggggagaactATGACTGCCAGTGGAGGTACCACAACTACTCCACCCTGAACCACAACCCCCACCCATCTG gcctgcTAAAGATGGGAGACTTGTTCTACCATGGTGGGCCCGGGGTCGTGACCCCTGACGTGGTCCAGGCCATATCTCTGTACACCAGGGCCGGCTTGGCAGGCAGCTCCCAG gggtTTTATAATCTGGCCGTGGTGGTGCTGGAGGGTCATGCTGTTCCAGGCcggctccagaggcagctgaacGTGTCTCAGCAGGATGACCAGGAGGCTGTGGTGGTGAAGCTGCTGCTAAg ACTGCAGACGGGCATAGTTA ATATCCTACACCTCAGGCTGGAGATAATGCTGGAGcttcacggtgt gaggaggaggaggaggtgctgccCTGCGCTCTGCTCCTGCTGGCTCTCCAGATGGGACGAGCCTGGAGATCGCTGA
- the LOC136936333 gene encoding protein sel-1 homolog 3 isoform X4 yields the protein MTHILVLKLFKYAIAAVALSLQGSSSLERTSRELPVLPPSDRLTMPHTRTPSWGAELLWRLEEARHYQCPHESATVDMLKFPLASTGENFGVVRTFVPFSNRELERERLRAVERPRATVSVWVYLLSGCLLKLCGIIHHVDSNNTYQSPLIQLSSTGNIVVQVRLARGEDKAFRSHTALPLRTWTRLDFYIQDSKVTLEVTAVSTAGEIESHTHVYDFNSSIHYNDTSGYFVIGGSMYIPGITGYFGPIKYYRIGTDKVVNPLCQTSLALDRAHRKCEDTRGFTAALLHHLTDHMFMTASCPSYFVGLWNRFGQKVCLQSWEWETQKEHRDFMRFLSSHHNNLLTESWTRSLGRKLFEHVVTQLSAWWRSHPDTPSSLLTLLQVSSCSGHHQASLLMAALHLSGLGGAGDPLQAQVLSLMGASGDERLCLMHLGYKHSQGLDGFPRDLGVACSYYTNAGAQTVLDHGRAWETEQYITEHVHLSVQEEIDRLTHQSGDSFQFLQFNAERGDVESQKFLAKILFGRNGATKDVARALRWYKTSAMETKDPSSMYDYSVLLLKGQGVKRNKTLGLKLMEKAAAMGSAEALNGLGWYHGAVLRNHSSAALYFQQAAHNGSANAMHNLGIYHLSGHLPGNPQRNETAAFLLFLNASAFGHVEAAVQAAWYLSTGHLPGVSRDEERAVIMLKRVCEQNGFLGYVVQAALQAYLQGSMTEALVKYVLAAETGLGVAQNNAAYLCEGLGENYDCQWRYHNYSTLNHNPHPSGLLKMGDLFYHGGPGVVTPDVVQAISLYTRAGLAGSSQGFYNLAVVVLEGHAVPGRLQRQLNVSQQDDQEAVVVKLLLRCVREEEEEEEEVLPCALLLLALQMGRAWRSLTQDPIQLSLAYASVVSALIALIGGLMQTAVDRLPSNQNTSDLTMAERAGTTPVSQTAANGNGTQDDTVRREVGSSVRVRRAGIRRRRGQRFQQTIDWAVSTSGVCLITLATLLLYQHL from the exons ATGACACATATTCTCGTCTTAAAACTTTTTAAGTATGCCATCGCCGCTGTCGCACTGTCACTG CAGGGCTCGTCTTCGCTGGAGAGAACCTCCAGGGAGCTCCCAGTCTTACCCCCCTCAGACCGGCTCACCATGCCCCACACGAGGACTCCCTCCTGGGGTGCTGAGCTgctctggaggctggaggaagcCAGGCACTACCAGTGTCCACATGAGTCAG CCACTGTGGACATGCTGAAGTTCCCTCTGGCGAGCACGGGCGAGAATTTCGGAGTGGTGCGCACGTTTGTCCCGTTCTCCAAccgggagctggagagagagcgcCTCCGAGCCGTGGAGCGACCCAG GGCgacagtgtctgtgtgggtgtaccTGCTGAGTGGGTGTCTCTTGAAGCTGTGTGGCATCATCCATCATGTTGACAGCAACAACACGTACCAGTCCCCTCTCATCCAACTCTCCAGCACAG GGAATATAGTGGTCCAGGTCCGCTTGGCTCGGGGAGAAGACAAGGCCTTCAGGTCCCACACGGCTCTGCCTCTCAGAACCTGGACTAGACTGGACTTCTACATCCAAGACTCCAAG GTGACCTTGGAAGTAACAGCCGTGTCCACAGCAGGGGAAATAGAAagtcacacacacgtttatGA tTTCAACAGTAGCATCCATTATAATGACACCAGCGGATACTTTGTGATTGGAGGAAGCATGTACATCCCTGGTATCACAGGCTACTTTGGACCAATCAAATACTACCGTATTGGGACTGACAAG GTGGTTAACCCTCTATGTCAGACGTCGCTGGCTCTGGACCGCGCACACAGGAAGTGCGAGGACACCAGGGGATtcactgctgctctcctccaccatctgaCAGATCACATGTTCATGACGG cTTCCTGCCCCAGTTACTTTGTTGGATTGTGGAACCGGTTTGGacagaaggtgtgtttacagagcTGGGAGTGGGAGACACAGAAGGAACACAGAGACTTCATGagattcctctcctctcatcacaaCAACCTGCTTACAG AGTCCTGGACTAGGAGTCTGGGCAGGAAGCTGTTTGAGCATGTAGTGACCCAGCTGTCTGCTTGGTGGCGCTCTCACCcagacaccccctcctccctgctgacTCTCCTCCAGGTGTCCTCCTGCTCAGGCCACCACCAGGCCTCCCTCCTGATGGCCGCCCTGCACCTGTCTGGGCTGGGCGGGGCAGGGGACCCCCTGCAG gCTCAGGTGTTAAGCCTGATGGGGGCATCAGGAGACGAGCGTCTGTGTCTCATGCACCTGGGCTACAAGCACAGCCAGGGTCTGGACGGGTTCCCCAGGGACCTGGGCGTAGCCTGCTCCTACTACACCAACGCCGGGGCTCAGACCGTACTGGATCACGGCAGGGCTTGGGAGACAGAG CAATACATCACCGAGCATGTGCATCTGAGCGTCCAGGAAGAGATTGACAGGCTGACCCACCAATCAGGAGACTCCTTCCAGTTTCTCCAGTTCAACGCTGAGAGGGGAGATGTGGAATCTCAG AAATTCCTGGCCAAGATTTTATTTGGACGAAACGGTGCCACAAAGGACGTAGCGAGAGCCCTGCGATGGTACAAGACGAGCGCCATGGAAACGAAGGACCCCTCGTCCATGTATGACtactctgtcctcctgctcaaG GGACAAGGAGTGAAAAGGAACAAAACTCTGGGTCTTAAATTGATGGAGAAAGCCGCTGCCATG GGCTCTGCTGAGGCACTGAACGGACTGGGCTGGTACCACGGGGCGGTGCTGAGGAACCACAGCTCTGCCGCTCTGTACTTCCAGCAGGCCGCACACAACGGGAGTGCCAACGCCATGCACAACCTGGGCATCTATCACCTGAGCGGGCATCTGCCAGGCAACCCACAGAGGAACGAG ACGGCGgcgttcctcctcttcctgaacGCTTCGGCGTTCGGCCACGTGGAGGCGGCGGTCCAAGCGGCGTGGTACCTGTCCACCGGACACCTGCCCGGCGTGTCCAGGGACGAGGAGAGGGCCGTAAT CATGCTGAAGAGGGTGTGTGAGCAGAACGGCTTTCTGGGATATGTAGTCCAAGCTGCGCTCCAGGCTTACCTACAGGGCTCCAT GACCGAGGCCCTGGTGAAATATGTTCTCGCTGCTGAAACTGGTTTGGGCGTAGCTCAAAACAATGCTGCTtacctgtgtgag gggctgggggagaactATGACTGCCAGTGGAGGTACCACAACTACTCCACCCTGAACCACAACCCCCACCCATCTG gcctgcTAAAGATGGGAGACTTGTTCTACCATGGTGGGCCCGGGGTCGTGACCCCTGACGTGGTCCAGGCCATATCTCTGTACACCAGGGCCGGCTTGGCAGGCAGCTCCCAG gggtTTTATAATCTGGCCGTGGTGGTGCTGGAGGGTCATGCTGTTCCAGGCcggctccagaggcagctgaacGTGTCTCAGCAGGATGACCAGGAGGCTGTGGTGGTGAAGCTGCTGCTAAg ATGtgtgcgggaggaggaggaggaggaggaggaggtgctgccCTGCGCTCTGCTCCTGCTGGCTCTCCAGATGGGACGAGCCTGGAGATCGCTGACTCAGGACCCCATCCAGCTCTCATTA GCTTATGCATCTGTAGTCTCAGCCCTCATCGCTCTGATTGGAGGCCTCATGCAAACTGCTGTTG ATCGACTTCCCAGCAACCAGAACACCAGTGACCTCACAATGGCGGAGAGGGCGGGGACAACACCTGTCAGTCAAACTGCGGCCAATGGGAACGGGACACAAGATGACACGGTCAGGAGAGAAGTCGGAAGTTCCGTAAGGGTCCGCAGGGCTGGGATTCGAAGGAGGCGTGGCCAGAGGTTCCAACAGACCATAGACTGGGCGGTCAGCACATCAGGGGTTTGTCTGATCACCCTGGCAACGCTGCTGCTTTACCAGCACCTGTGA